The Halotia branconii CENA392 region TTTTGTGAGATTGACCAATGACTCCTTTTTGGTCGCGGTGCTTGAGTATTAAGCGTTGTGCTTCTTGGTCGAGGTCGTATGATTTCCAGGTCATAAGTTGATGAATGTAGAGGGAACAGGGAACAGGGAACAGGGAGGGAACGGGCAACGGGGGAATCCCCGTAATTAAAATTAGGGAACTTTGATAAGGAGGCATGAATGTAGAGGGAACAGGGAACAGGGAACGGGCAACAGGGGAATCCCCATAATTAAAATTAGGGAACTTTGATAAGGAGGCATTAATTAAGGGGCTTGCATCCTTTTTTGGTAGCTAATTTCTCTCTCTGGTCATTTTTCTAGTTTTTTAATAAGAGAAATAATCATTCGACTCTCTTCTCGAAGTAAATAAATAATCGATTCTATATCCGTTTGGCTACATATTCCTACCCTCTGAGATAAAATCATGTGTGTTTCTAATTCGTTAATTGAGCCTTGAGCAATATTAAGAAATCTGATATACTCAGCGGTTGACCTTCTTCCATAACCTTCTGCTATGTTAGCTGGAATAGATGCCGCAGATCTCCTGATTTGTTGTACCATTCCATACAACTCATCTTTAAGAAAAGTTTTAGTCAAGAAATAACATTTTTAAACTATATCCATACCTTTTTGCCAAATTTTTAAATCTTTAAAATCATTAATTTCTGACATTTAAAAACCTCTTATTTTATTCATTTTTTCCCTACTCTCTTTAACAACTTATTCATCTGTTCCCTGTTCCCTTTAATGTTAAATTGCAGTGACCAAAGCCGATGGATTCTAAGCCTCCAAGGTAAATATCTACGTTGTGAGTGTTATTGAGAGGTTCCCATTGTTTACCTGATTTGTCGTCTCTAATGGCGATGGGAAAAACTAAGATGGTTCCTTCTGGTAAGGCTTCGGTGTTGAAGAAGCCACCGCCATCTACTACTTTTTCGGCAGGTTTTAAGCGGACTCGACTTTGACGATATAGCGCCATGTCATGAATTATCGAAATGTCGCTATCTTCTACTATGACTGCTGGCTTTTCTTTTCCAGATGGGAACCAAGGAGATAAGTCTGCGGTTTTGTTGATGGTCAAAAAACCTAAGTTGAAAAATAAGGTTTTTTTACCTTGAGATTCTCTGGCTTTTAAGTTTTTTGAACCTGTGTAAGGGTCGGGTATTTCTATTTCTTTGAGAGATTTACCGTTAATTGTGACAGTATCACCGGCGATTCTTTGGTAGCGTTGGAGTAAGCGCGGACTAGTTACCCACACAATTGGTTGACCAGGACAAAAGACTGGTAGCCAAAGAATGGAAGCGTATTCAAATTTGATGATAGATTCGCTGTTGATTTCTGATTGTTCTGAGTCTGCACCATTACCATACCAATAACTGGCGGCTTGTTCTCCATCGATGAGGCGCATTTCGGAACGCAAACGACCGCGAATTGAACTACCAGGAAGTATACCTGTTTGGGTAAATTGGTCACGGAAAATTAAGTTTAAATTACCGCTTTCTTCTCCGGCGGTTGCACCGACATGGAGTGGTGCTAAGGTTTCAATAATTCCATAAGCTTTTTTATACATTTTTAAGCTACTCCTTTAATTTCTGTTGGTAAACATAGACCACATCCTACTTGTTTAAGGCTGTAACCTTCTTTGGGAAACCATGCTTCATCCCATTCACACCAAGGTTTGTTTAGAGGTGCTGCTAAAACATACACGCTACCAGCCGGAACTGCGTAACGTCCTCTTCCTAAATTGCCTTTGGCGCGGTAACGGTAAGGTATTGGTTTGTCGGTTAGCATTTGTATGGTTTC contains the following coding sequences:
- the cmr4 gene encoding type III-B CRISPR module RAMP protein Cmr4; protein product: MYKKAYGIIETLAPLHVGATAGEESGNLNLIFRDQFTQTGILPGSSIRGRLRSEMRLIDGEQAASYWYGNGADSEQSEINSESIIKFEYASILWLPVFCPGQPIVWVTSPRLLQRYQRIAGDTVTINGKSLKEIEIPDPYTGSKNLKARESQGKKTLFFNLGFLTINKTADLSPWFPSGKEKPAVIVEDSDISIIHDMALYRQSRVRLKPAEKVVDGGGFFNTEALPEGTILVFPIAIRDDKSGKQWEPLNNTHNVDIYLGGLESIGFGHCNLTLKGTGNR
- a CDS encoding four helix bundle protein — translated: MTKTFLKDELYGMVQQIRRSAASIPANIAEGYGRRSTAEYIRFLNIAQGSINELETHMILSQRVGICSQTDIESIIYLLREESRMIISLIKKLEK